The proteins below are encoded in one region of Amycolatopsis magusensis:
- a CDS encoding ABC transporter ATP-binding protein gives MIEAEGLTKRYGKTVAVDQLSFSVAAGRVTGFLGPNGAGKSTTMRMILGLDNPTAGRVSIGGKRYHELKNPLRTVGALLDAKWVHPNRSARAHLAWMAKSNKIAASRVDEVLDTVGLTSVAGKRAGGFSLGMSQRLGIAAALLGDPEVLLFDEPVNGLDPEGILWIRKFMHRLADEGRTVFVSSHLLSEMALTASELVVIGRGKLISQSSTKDFVARASENTVKVRSPQLPQLGQLLTNASAQVTADDDALIVSDLDSAKIGEIAAQHGIVLHELSPLQGSLEQAFMQITGDSVEYHTGLETEAAQILAPTGQ, from the coding sequence ATGATCGAGGCAGAAGGCCTCACCAAGAGGTACGGGAAGACGGTCGCCGTCGACCAGCTGTCGTTCAGCGTCGCGGCGGGCCGGGTCACCGGCTTCCTCGGCCCGAACGGGGCCGGGAAGTCGACCACCATGCGCATGATCCTGGGGCTGGACAACCCGACCGCGGGCCGCGTGAGCATCGGGGGCAAGCGGTACCACGAGCTGAAGAATCCACTGAGGACGGTCGGCGCACTGCTGGACGCCAAGTGGGTGCACCCGAACCGCTCGGCCCGCGCGCACCTGGCGTGGATGGCGAAGTCGAACAAGATCGCCGCGAGCCGGGTCGACGAGGTGCTCGACACCGTCGGCCTGACCTCGGTGGCCGGCAAGCGCGCCGGTGGGTTCTCGCTGGGCATGTCGCAGCGGCTGGGGATCGCCGCGGCGCTGCTGGGCGACCCCGAGGTGCTGTTGTTCGACGAGCCGGTGAACGGGCTGGACCCGGAGGGCATCCTCTGGATCCGCAAGTTCATGCACCGGCTGGCCGACGAGGGCCGCACGGTGTTCGTCTCCAGCCACCTGCTCTCGGAGATGGCGCTGACCGCGAGCGAGCTGGTGGTGATCGGCCGGGGGAAGCTGATCTCGCAAAGCTCCACAAAGGACTTCGTGGCCCGGGCGTCGGAGAACACGGTGAAGGTGCGCAGCCCGCAGCTGCCGCAGCTGGGCCAGTTGCTGACCAACGCCAGCGCGCAGGTGACCGCGGACGACGACGCGCTGATCGTGTCCGATTTGGACAGTGCGAAGATCGGTGAGATCGCCGCCCAGCACGGGATCGTGCTGCACGAGCTGAGCCCGCTGCAGGGCTCGCTGGAGCAGGCGTTCATGCAGATCACCGGCGACTCCGTGGAGTACCACACCGGCCTGGAGACCGAAGCGGCGCAGATCCTCGCGCCGACCGGTCAGTGA
- a CDS encoding response regulator, translating into MIRVVLVDDQELMRVGFRMVLGAQPDIDVVGEAGNGREAARLAEELRPDVVLMDVRMPVLDGVEATKLIVEAGTARVLVMTTFDLDEYVYAALRGGASGFLLKDTPPDHLVSALRSVASGEAVVSPSVTRRLLDRFVGSGDAPLRDAAVLNVLTEREREVLVLIAKGMSNTEIAEALFLSEATVKTHVGRILAKLELRDRVQAVVLAYETGLTRPGVS; encoded by the coding sequence GTGATCCGGGTGGTGCTGGTCGACGACCAGGAGCTGATGCGCGTCGGGTTCCGCATGGTGCTCGGGGCCCAGCCCGACATCGACGTGGTCGGCGAGGCCGGGAACGGCCGTGAAGCCGCGCGGCTGGCCGAGGAACTGCGGCCGGACGTGGTGCTGATGGACGTCCGGATGCCGGTGCTCGACGGGGTCGAGGCGACCAAGCTGATCGTCGAGGCCGGCACCGCGCGCGTGCTCGTGATGACCACCTTCGACCTGGACGAGTACGTCTACGCGGCGTTGCGCGGCGGCGCCAGCGGCTTCCTGCTCAAGGACACCCCGCCGGACCACCTGGTCTCGGCGCTGCGGTCGGTGGCCAGTGGCGAGGCGGTGGTCTCGCCGTCGGTGACCCGGCGGCTGCTCGACCGGTTCGTCGGCTCCGGGGACGCCCCGCTGCGCGACGCGGCGGTGCTCAACGTGCTCACCGAACGCGAGCGCGAGGTTTTGGTGTTGATCGCCAAGGGAATGTCCAACACCGAGATCGCCGAGGCTCTCTTCCTGTCCGAGGCGACGGTCAAAACCCACGTCGGCCGGATACTGGCGAAACTCGAGCTGCGCGACCGGGTCCAGGCCGTGGTGCTGGCGTACGAGACCGGGCTTACCCGCCCGGGTGTCTCCTAG
- a CDS encoding sensor histidine kinase: MRRLSLWLRKHPMVGDSCIALLLLLFDLLLFVVSDTEQTGLAIHPWYVTVPLDFLVVLPVVFRRKRPVWAAYAALLLGAVHGGLELGVAGFFAGTIAVYTLVVYAGRRHGALYLLISVTTSVLQLIVQRTDELAINIVLIVLANAFCWLLGEFVGARRAYHAEVEARLHLLETERDQATRIAVANERGRIARELHDVVAHAVSVIVVQADGASYAIRSNPDLAERAVQTISETGRGALAELRRLLDVLRNEDADNEPRVPQPNANSLTELAQRVGAAGVPVDVEVDENFDDLPAGVSLGVYRIVQESLTNTLKHGGPGAKAVVKVHREADGVRIEVSDNGNGVRPVPVPARGATSAVAQLPGGNGLIGMRERANVLGGKLEVGPRPGGGWRVHATLPVRLDS; this comes from the coding sequence GTGCGCCGGCTCAGTCTCTGGTTACGGAAACACCCGATGGTCGGGGACAGCTGCATCGCCCTGTTGCTGCTGCTGTTCGACCTGCTGTTGTTCGTGGTGTCGGACACCGAGCAGACCGGACTGGCGATCCACCCGTGGTACGTCACCGTGCCGCTGGACTTCCTGGTCGTGCTGCCGGTGGTGTTCCGGCGCAAGCGCCCGGTGTGGGCGGCCTACGCGGCGCTGCTGCTCGGCGCCGTGCACGGCGGGCTGGAACTCGGCGTGGCCGGGTTCTTCGCCGGGACGATCGCGGTCTACACCCTGGTCGTCTACGCCGGACGCCGCCACGGCGCGCTGTACCTGCTGATCAGCGTCACGACCAGCGTGCTCCAGCTGATCGTGCAGCGCACCGACGAGCTGGCGATCAACATCGTGCTGATCGTGCTCGCCAACGCGTTCTGCTGGCTGCTCGGCGAGTTCGTCGGGGCCCGGCGGGCGTACCACGCGGAAGTGGAGGCCAGGTTGCATCTCCTGGAGACCGAACGAGACCAGGCCACCCGCATCGCGGTGGCCAACGAACGCGGCCGGATCGCCCGCGAGCTGCACGACGTGGTGGCGCACGCGGTGAGCGTCATCGTGGTGCAGGCCGACGGCGCCTCCTACGCCATCCGGTCCAACCCGGACCTGGCCGAGCGCGCGGTGCAGACGATCTCCGAGACCGGCCGCGGCGCGCTCGCCGAGCTGCGGCGGCTGCTCGACGTGCTGCGCAACGAGGACGCCGACAACGAGCCGCGCGTGCCGCAGCCCAACGCGAACTCGCTGACCGAGCTGGCCCAGCGGGTCGGCGCCGCCGGGGTGCCGGTGGACGTGGAGGTCGACGAGAACTTCGACGACCTGCCGGCCGGGGTGTCCCTCGGCGTCTACCGGATCGTGCAGGAGTCGCTGACGAACACCCTCAAGCACGGCGGTCCCGGAGCGAAGGCGGTGGTGAAGGTGCATCGCGAGGCCGACGGCGTGCGCATCGAGGTGTCCGACAACGGCAACGGCGTGCGCCCGGTGCCGGTACCCGCGCGCGGGGCCACCAGCGCGGTGGCACAACTACCCGGCGGCAACGGCCTGATCGGCATGCGGGAACGGGCGAACGTGCTCGGCGGCAAGCTGGAGGTCGGCCCACGGCCGGGTGGCGGCTGGCGCGTGCACGCCACCCTGCCGGTTAGGTTGGACTCGTGA
- a CDS encoding dynamin family protein produces the protein MTAPAEQGGRLAGPLSTSVGNLCHRLQSQVSARTAAGFAEVMRRLGAPLQVAVAGRIKSGKSTLVNALIGRRVAPTDVGECTRLVTRFQYGTVDRVEVVFTDGRKQVLPFAPDGSIPAELGVDIDEVSHLEAYLTNAVLQGMTVIDTPGLGSLDAASVSRTEQLLGAAKHRKDGEDGEGGSDELDDTSRNAVAGAEAVLYVVTQGVRADDQQALAAFTAATASREAGPVNAIAVLNKADTIAPESVDGAGDDVWKAATMLAEKQAATLKPRVADVLPVIGLLAESAEAGAFTSADADALRQLSEVDDASLETMLISADIFTSWECEVPSGVRLRLLEKLDLFGIRSAIDAIRAEPGLTAGALRRKLLDASGLAAVRARLAMVFAARADGIKAAAALASVTALAHASGDPAERQRVHDAIEVLLAKPEAHQLRLLEALTLVASGAVDMPEDLAEEVLRVGSNADIGAQLGMPGRPRTELAAYALERAGWWRSFASFGATPAQSRVAHVVHRAYFLIWQQLRADNPGG, from the coding sequence GTGACGGCACCGGCGGAACAGGGTGGGCGCCTCGCGGGGCCCCTGTCCACCTCGGTCGGCAACCTCTGCCACCGGTTGCAGTCCCAGGTCTCCGCCCGCACCGCGGCCGGGTTCGCCGAGGTGATGCGCCGGCTCGGGGCACCGCTGCAGGTGGCGGTGGCCGGGCGGATCAAGTCCGGCAAGTCCACCCTGGTCAACGCGCTGATCGGCCGCCGGGTGGCGCCGACCGACGTGGGTGAGTGCACCCGGCTGGTCACCCGCTTCCAGTACGGCACGGTCGACCGGGTCGAGGTGGTCTTCACCGACGGCCGCAAGCAGGTGCTGCCCTTCGCGCCGGACGGCAGCATCCCGGCCGAGCTGGGCGTGGACATCGACGAGGTCTCGCACCTCGAGGCGTACCTCACCAACGCCGTGCTGCAGGGCATGACGGTGATCGACACGCCGGGGCTCGGCTCGCTGGACGCCGCCTCGGTGTCGCGGACCGAGCAGCTGCTCGGCGCGGCCAAGCACCGCAAGGACGGCGAGGACGGCGAGGGCGGTTCCGACGAGCTGGACGACACCTCGCGCAACGCCGTCGCCGGTGCCGAGGCCGTGCTCTACGTGGTGACCCAGGGTGTGCGTGCCGACGACCAGCAGGCGCTGGCCGCGTTCACCGCCGCCACGGCCAGCCGCGAAGCCGGTCCGGTGAACGCGATCGCGGTGCTCAACAAGGCCGACACGATCGCACCGGAGTCGGTGGACGGCGCCGGGGACGACGTGTGGAAGGCGGCGACCATGCTCGCCGAGAAGCAGGCCGCCACGCTGAAGCCGCGGGTGGCCGACGTGCTGCCGGTGATCGGCCTGCTGGCCGAGTCCGCCGAGGCGGGTGCCTTCACCTCCGCCGACGCCGACGCGCTGCGCCAGCTCTCCGAGGTCGACGACGCCTCACTTGAGACCATGCTGATCTCCGCGGACATCTTCACCAGCTGGGAGTGCGAGGTCCCCTCCGGCGTCCGGCTGCGGTTGCTGGAGAAGCTGGACCTGTTCGGCATCCGCAGCGCGATCGACGCGATCCGCGCCGAACCGGGGCTGACCGCGGGCGCGCTGCGCCGCAAGCTGCTCGACGCCTCCGGACTGGCCGCGGTGCGTGCCCGGCTGGCGATGGTGTTCGCCGCGCGCGCCGACGGCATCAAGGCTGCCGCCGCGCTCGCCTCGGTCACCGCGCTGGCGCACGCCTCCGGTGACCCGGCGGAACGCCAGCGCGTGCACGACGCGATCGAGGTGCTGCTCGCCAAGCCCGAGGCACACCAGCTGCGGCTGCTGGAGGCGCTGACGCTGGTCGCCTCCGGCGCGGTGGACATGCCGGAGGACCTCGCCGAGGAGGTGCTGCGGGTGGGCAGCAACGCCGACATCGGGGCCCAGCTCGGGATGCCCGGCCGCCCGCGCACCGAACTGGCGGCCTACGCGCTCGAACGCGCCGGGTGGTGGCGGTCGTTCGCCTCCTTCGGCGCGACCCCGGCGCAGAGCCGGGTCGCGCACGTGGTGCACCGGGCGTACTTCCTCATCTGGCAGCAGTTGCGTGCGGATAATCCGGGAGGGTGA
- a CDS encoding FAD-dependent monooxygenase → MSGKNVLISGASVAGPALAYWLGRYGFRPTVVEVAPEPREGGYAVDFRGPTHLGVLERMGLLDRIRERQTGGMPIRFVDERERTLLRLPTEFAGGAVEIRRSDLSELLREHSADITEYRFGDSISALTETADGVHVTFESGDEGTFDLVIGADGLHSNVRALAFGPEREYVKHLGYYVAGWEMPSPSWLAQEAVGVNTPGKYVSAAVDHLNPAMAGAYVLFKSPELRYDRRDVEQQKRLIAENLAGMGWRTPEILGTLPAAKQLYFDSISRADVPNWSTGRIALLGDAACGATLGGMGTGTAIVAAYVLAGELANSGDHRTAFTRYENLLREYATECQKGGEGTGKFLAPDTRLKTWLRNKSLSNKLVLKLMLKAGEERSSNLTLPDYPHATAAR, encoded by the coding sequence ATGAGCGGCAAGAACGTGCTGATCTCCGGCGCCAGCGTGGCCGGGCCCGCACTGGCTTACTGGCTGGGCCGGTACGGCTTCCGGCCGACCGTGGTCGAGGTGGCGCCGGAACCGCGCGAGGGCGGTTACGCGGTGGACTTCCGCGGGCCGACGCACCTGGGGGTGCTGGAGCGCATGGGGTTGCTCGACCGGATCCGCGAGCGGCAGACCGGCGGCATGCCGATCCGGTTCGTCGACGAGCGGGAGCGCACCTTGCTGCGCCTGCCGACGGAATTCGCCGGTGGCGCGGTGGAGATCCGCCGCTCGGACCTGTCAGAACTGCTGCGCGAGCACAGCGCCGACATCACCGAGTACCGCTTCGGCGACTCGATCAGCGCCTTGACCGAGACCGCCGACGGCGTGCACGTCACCTTCGAAAGCGGCGACGAAGGCACCTTCGACCTCGTCATCGGCGCGGACGGGCTGCATTCGAACGTGCGCGCGCTGGCTTTCGGGCCGGAGCGCGAGTACGTCAAGCACCTCGGTTATTACGTCGCGGGCTGGGAGATGCCGTCGCCGTCGTGGCTGGCGCAGGAAGCGGTCGGCGTCAACACCCCCGGCAAGTACGTCTCGGCCGCGGTCGACCACCTGAACCCGGCCATGGCGGGTGCCTACGTGTTGTTCAAATCGCCGGAGCTGCGTTACGACCGGCGTGACGTCGAGCAGCAGAAGCGGCTGATCGCCGAGAACCTGGCCGGAATGGGCTGGCGGACACCGGAAATCCTCGGCACGCTTCCGGCCGCGAAGCAGTTGTACTTCGATTCGATCAGCCGCGCCGACGTGCCGAACTGGTCGACCGGCCGGATCGCGCTGCTCGGCGACGCCGCCTGCGGCGCGACGCTCGGCGGCATGGGCACGGGAACCGCGATCGTCGCGGCTTACGTACTCGCCGGGGAACTGGCGAATTCCGGCGACCACCGCACGGCATTCACCCGCTACGAAAACCTGCTGCGTGAATACGCGACGGAATGCCAGAAAGGCGGGGAAGGCACCGGGAAGTTCCTCGCCCCGGACACGCGGCTCAAAACCTGGCTGCGGAACAAGTCACTGAGCAACAAGCTGGTGCTGAAACTGATGCTGAAAGCCGGTGAGGAGCGGAGCTCGAACCTCACCCTCCCGGATTATCCGCACGCAACTGCTGCCAGATGA
- a CDS encoding TetR/AcrR family transcriptional regulator: protein MIAGAKLLWEPHTPGARGPKPVLGVDRIVAVAIGLADAEGLGAVSMQRIADELGFTKMSLYRHVPSKADLIAVMTDQGFGEPAELAGGGWREQLHEWCLLMFAVLQRHPWLLDSSLCPRVWGPCELGWVERALTALEGTGLTGGERLDAVATLTGHLRAIAEQARNSSTPEADFSRTLAAVMAAHGDRFPSMAAAFSDAAGGGQDNALEFGLARILDGLAVLIDRRSVD from the coding sequence GTGATCGCCGGCGCCAAGTTGCTCTGGGAACCGCACACCCCCGGCGCGCGCGGCCCGAAACCGGTGCTCGGCGTGGACCGGATCGTCGCGGTGGCGATCGGGCTGGCCGACGCCGAAGGCCTCGGCGCGGTGTCCATGCAGCGGATCGCCGACGAGCTGGGCTTCACCAAGATGTCGCTCTACCGGCACGTGCCGAGCAAGGCCGACCTGATCGCGGTGATGACCGACCAGGGCTTCGGCGAACCGGCCGAGCTGGCCGGAGGCGGGTGGCGCGAGCAGCTCCACGAGTGGTGCCTGCTGATGTTCGCCGTGCTGCAACGGCATCCGTGGCTGCTGGACAGCTCGTTGTGCCCGCGCGTGTGGGGGCCGTGCGAACTGGGCTGGGTCGAACGCGCGCTGACCGCGCTCGAAGGCACCGGGCTGACCGGGGGCGAGCGCCTCGACGCCGTAGCCACGCTGACCGGGCACCTGCGCGCCATCGCCGAGCAGGCCAGGAACTCGTCGACACCGGAAGCCGACTTCTCCCGCACCCTCGCCGCGGTGATGGCCGCGCACGGCGACCGCTTCCCGTCGATGGCCGCCGCGTTCTCGGACGCCGCCGGGGGCGGCCAGGACAACGCGCTCGAATTCGGGCTGGCGCGAATCCTCGATGGTCTCGCCGTACTCATCGACCGGCGTTCCGTGGACTGA
- a CDS encoding nucleotide exchange factor GrpE — translation MSLWSRKNDGADHADGLENSGTAAGATASEPDVEPVAVIVPGGDVDQASVERQTLIQLCLYALDRARSGGVVERLVQGLAEVGVRALRPDGERFDPAVHEAGGAVPTEDPALDGIVAETEVVGFADRDRLLRAPIVTVYTRR, via the coding sequence ATGTCGTTGTGGTCCCGCAAGAACGACGGAGCCGACCACGCTGACGGACTGGAGAACAGCGGAACCGCGGCGGGGGCCACCGCGTCGGAACCCGATGTGGAGCCCGTAGCAGTGATCGTGCCCGGCGGGGACGTGGACCAGGCGTCCGTCGAACGGCAAACGCTGATCCAGCTGTGCCTGTACGCGCTGGACCGCGCGCGCAGCGGCGGCGTGGTGGAACGCCTGGTGCAGGGCCTGGCCGAGGTCGGGGTGCGGGCGTTGCGCCCGGACGGTGAACGGTTCGACCCGGCGGTGCACGAGGCGGGCGGCGCGGTGCCGACCGAGGACCCGGCATTGGACGGCATCGTGGCGGAGACCGAGGTGGTCGGCTTCGCCGATCGCGACCGGCTGCTTCGTGCCCCGATCGTCACCGTGTACACCCGGAGATAG
- a CDS encoding dynamin family protein has product MTAPAALGSIGKPSLPAQVKQARETLLALLRELDPQAARWVEDLRKARPKKPSVVVVGETNRGKSSLVNALLAMPGLSPVDASVATATYLVFEHAEAWSAQACYPGQLAPVGVEMNELVRWVSASHELPEGQLPPRYVEVSGPVPLLERVSIVDTPGVGGLDSMHAELAMEAAANATALLFVVDASAPFTSSELNFLRSMGDRVETVVFALTKTDQFRGWRQVLDADRELLNEHAPRFADAVFHPVSARMFEMAAKAPNEQARTMLRERSGVAELQAAMQEMLVGRSAMLGEANTLRALSSALGEQHSKLQSERRALSAGEAEAELLRERRDQLAAERRSSTRGWQLRLRGEIQRTRVEIGHEGNRQMRDAQSYFRQQIDAAKREQIQELPGQVDVALQTISQRMSLALAQRLNQVTDVALAELFSQEELDVIRAQFARAGSPPVVLRPPDKRPPTAEDKLLVFMGVSGGVGAGKLVAAPLAGLALFNPVVLPATIVIGLGAGWWMARTRRHAADKQHMKQWLVESIADARSTLDQLVAEQLIEAEQQLSLALDEALGRRIEAIEAELKEVDKTIKMGTQERAKKLSLVTKRITQVSEGRERAEGFLSRIRTLRDKTS; this is encoded by the coding sequence GTGACCGCACCAGCCGCACTCGGATCGATCGGTAAGCCCAGCCTGCCCGCGCAGGTGAAGCAGGCCAGGGAGACCCTGCTGGCGCTGCTGCGCGAACTGGACCCGCAGGCCGCCCGGTGGGTGGAGGACCTGCGCAAGGCGCGGCCGAAGAAGCCCTCGGTGGTGGTCGTCGGCGAGACCAATCGCGGTAAGAGTTCCCTGGTCAACGCCCTGCTGGCGATGCCGGGCCTGTCCCCGGTCGACGCCAGCGTGGCCACCGCGACCTACCTGGTCTTCGAGCACGCCGAGGCGTGGTCGGCGCAGGCCTGCTACCCCGGTCAGCTGGCCCCGGTCGGGGTCGAGATGAACGAGCTGGTCCGCTGGGTTTCCGCGAGCCACGAGCTGCCCGAAGGCCAGTTGCCGCCGCGCTACGTCGAAGTCAGCGGCCCGGTGCCGCTGCTCGAACGGGTGTCCATTGTGGATACCCCGGGCGTCGGCGGACTGGACTCGATGCACGCCGAGCTGGCGATGGAGGCCGCGGCCAACGCCACCGCGCTGCTCTTCGTGGTGGACGCCTCGGCGCCGTTCACCTCCAGCGAGCTGAACTTCCTGCGCAGCATGGGCGATCGCGTGGAAACCGTGGTGTTCGCGCTGACCAAGACCGACCAGTTCCGCGGCTGGCGCCAGGTGCTCGACGCCGACCGCGAGCTGCTGAACGAGCACGCGCCCCGGTTCGCCGACGCGGTGTTCCACCCGGTTTCGGCACGCATGTTCGAGATGGCCGCGAAGGCGCCGAACGAGCAGGCCAGGACCATGTTGCGCGAGCGGTCCGGGGTGGCCGAGCTGCAGGCCGCCATGCAGGAGATGCTGGTCGGCCGGTCGGCCATGCTCGGCGAGGCGAACACCCTGCGCGCGTTGTCCAGCGCACTCGGGGAGCAGCATTCGAAGCTGCAGTCCGAGCGCCGCGCGCTGTCGGCGGGTGAGGCCGAGGCCGAGCTGCTGCGCGAACGCCGAGACCAGCTCGCCGCCGAGCGCCGGTCGTCCACCCGTGGCTGGCAGCTGCGGCTGCGTGGCGAGATCCAGCGCACCCGGGTCGAGATCGGGCACGAGGGCAACCGGCAGATGCGCGACGCCCAGTCCTACTTCCGCCAGCAGATCGACGCGGCCAAGCGCGAGCAGATCCAGGAGCTGCCCGGCCAGGTCGACGTCGCGCTGCAGACCATCTCGCAGCGCATGTCGCTGGCGCTGGCGCAGCGGCTCAACCAGGTCACCGACGTGGCGCTGGCCGAGCTGTTCAGCCAGGAGGAACTGGACGTCATCCGCGCCCAGTTCGCCAGGGCGGGCAGCCCGCCGGTGGTGCTGCGCCCGCCGGACAAGCGGCCGCCGACCGCCGAGGACAAGCTGCTGGTGTTCATGGGCGTGTCCGGCGGGGTCGGGGCGGGCAAGCTGGTGGCCGCGCCGCTGGCCGGGCTCGCCCTGTTCAACCCGGTGGTGCTGCCCGCGACCATCGTGATCGGCCTCGGGGCGGGCTGGTGGATGGCCAGGACCCGGCGGCACGCGGCGGACAAGCAGCACATGAAGCAGTGGCTGGTGGAGTCCATCGCGGACGCCCGCTCCACGCTGGACCAGCTGGTCGCCGAGCAGCTGATCGAGGCGGAGCAGCAGCTGTCGCTGGCACTGGACGAGGCGCTCGGCCGCCGGATCGAGGCGATCGAGGCCGAGCTGAAGGAAGTCGACAAGACGATCAAGATGGGCACCCAGGAGCGCGCGAAGAAACTCAGCCTGGTCACCAAGCGGATCACTCAGGTGAGTGAAGGCCGCGAGCGCGCCGAGGGGTTCCTGTCCCGGATCCGGACGCTGAGGGACAAGACGTCGTGA
- a CDS encoding DUF6802 family protein — protein sequence MWVDESGGTDTTDTSAAADEMTVTVDGEEYTADVNFDMNEDGVNDTATIETEDGGVQAFVDTDADGDADEFIELDAQGEVVSHAAYDEASGDWIDVGSGGTTGDDTDPGTQTGSEGGITADLPEGEVEVGPATVDTDNDGVNDTAVVEDSSGNTIGFTDVDGDGEADLAVVIDPSGESTVYEHTGDGEWTESTTSGAVGAVGTPSAGDDAWGVSGSQPVEGVAKIDSVTGQWISPN from the coding sequence GTGTGGGTCGACGAGAGCGGTGGCACCGACACCACCGACACCTCCGCTGCCGCGGACGAGATGACGGTGACCGTCGACGGCGAGGAGTACACCGCTGACGTCAACTTCGACATGAACGAGGACGGCGTCAACGACACCGCCACGATCGAGACCGAGGACGGCGGCGTCCAGGCCTTCGTCGACACCGACGCCGACGGTGACGCCGACGAGTTCATCGAGCTGGACGCCCAGGGCGAGGTGGTTTCGCACGCGGCGTACGACGAGGCGTCCGGCGACTGGATCGACGTCGGCTCCGGCGGTACCACCGGGGACGACACCGACCCCGGCACCCAGACCGGGAGCGAAGGCGGCATCACCGCCGACCTTCCCGAGGGTGAGGTGGAGGTCGGACCGGCCACGGTGGACACCGACAACGACGGCGTGAACGACACCGCGGTGGTCGAGGACTCCTCCGGCAACACGATCGGGTTCACCGACGTCGACGGCGACGGCGAGGCTGACCTCGCCGTGGTGATCGACCCCAGCGGTGAGTCCACCGTGTACGAGCACACCGGCGACGGCGAGTGGACCGAGAGCACCACCTCCGGCGCGGTCGGCGCGGTGGGCACGCCCAGCGCCGGCGACGACGCCTGGGGCGTCAGCGGTTCGCAGCCGGTCGAGGGGGTCGCGAAGATCGACTCGGTCACCGGCCAGTGGATCAGTCCGAACTGA